The Desulfolucanica intricata genome includes the window GTATTATAACATAACATTTTTTCCAAGTCAAGCTTTAGCAGCTTTTACTACGAATTTCCTCTAATAATTTTCCGGTAAAATCTTTTAAGGACATTGCTCCAAGGTCACCCTGGTTACGATGACGAACAGACACTGAACCTTTATCCAATTCCTTATCACCAATTACCAGCATATAAGGAATTTTCTGTGCCTGAGCCTCCCGTATCTTATAGCCGATTTTTTCATTACGGGTGTCTAATTCTACCCTAATTCCCTGTTCCTTAAGTTTATCCACTACTGAAGATGCATAATCGGCCTGCCGGTCAGTTATAGGTAGGACTCTAACCTGTACCGGTGCCAACCATGCCGGAAAAGCTCCACCGAAATGCTCCGTCATAATACCAATAAAACGTTCAATACTCCCAAAGACTACCCGGTGAATCATTACCGGACGGTGTTTTTGTCCGTCTTCACCTACATAGGTAAGATCAAATTTTTCAGGCATTTGGAAATCCAGCTGGATTGTACCGCACTGCCAGGTTCTCCCCAGGCAATCTTCAAGGTGAAAATCAATTTTCGGCCCATAGAAGGCCCCGTCTCCTTCATTAGTTTTATATTCCAAACCCTTGGCCTCAATGGCCTCTCTTAAAGCATTAGTAGCCATTTCCCAAATCTCATCCGAGCCCATAGCCTTTTCCGGCTTGGTTGACAATTCTACATGGTAGGTAAAACCAAACACCTTATAAAAGTCATCTACCAAGTTAATTACCCCAATGATTTCATCCTTTATTTGACTGGGAAGGACATAGATATGCGCATCATCCTGGGTAAAACAGCGCACCCGCATTAGACCGTGCAGCACGCCAGAGAGTTCATGCCTGTGTACCAGACCCAATTCACCCATTCTAATAGGTAACTCCCGGTAGCTATGCAGTTTTGACTTATAAATAAGTATACTACCCGGACAATTCATCGGCTTAACCGCATAGACACTTTCATCTATGTTTGTAAAGTACATATTTTCTTTATAATGATCCCAGTGTCCGGACTGTTCCCAAAGTTTTCTGTTTAATATAAGCGGAGTACGAATCTCCTGGTAACCCCTTTTCTCGTGTTCCTCCCGCCAAAATTTTTCCAACTCATTCCTTATAACCATACCTTTGGGATGAAAGAACGGAAAACCGGGGCCCTCTTCCTGTATACTGAACAGGTCTAATTCTGTTCCAAGTTTTCGGTGGTCCCGCCTCTTGGCCTCTTCAATCCTTGTGATATACTCGTCTAAAAGTGACTTTTTCGGAAAAGATGTACCATAAATGCGCTGCAGCATTTTGTTTTTTTCATTACCCCGCCAGTAAGCTCCGGCTAGATTTAATAGCTTAACCGACTTGAGTTTTCCAGTAGACGGAACATGCGGACCGGCACATAAATCTCGCCAATCACCTTGCTCATAACAGGAAATCACGGCATCTTCGGGTAAGTCATTAATTAACTCCACCTTATAGGTTTCACCTAATTCCTCAAATTTTTGCAAAGCTTCCTCCCGAGATAGTTCTACCCGCTTAAATGGAAGATCTTCTTTTATGATTTTGTTCATTTCTGCTTCAATTTTTTCTAAATCTTCCGGAGTAAATTTATGCTCTGAGTCAAAATCGTAATAAAAACCATCTTTAATTGCCGGTCCGATAGCCAACTTGGTGCCGGGATAAAGACGCTGTACTGCCTCAGCCAACACGTGGGAGGTACTGTGCCGGTATACCTCCTGACCTTCCGGAGAATCAAAGGTAAGGATTTCCAAGTTCGCATCCTGATTAATAGAGGTATTTAAATCTACAACCTTACCGTTAAGCTTACCGGCCAGGGCTGCCCGGGCCAACCCCTTACTTATATCTCCAGCAACTTGTAAAACCGTAACACCCGGGTTATATTCACGAGTTGAACCGTCTTTTAGACTAACTTTAATCAATGTAACCGCTCCCCCATTTAATTTTAAATTCTATTTAAAATTTTTAATATATAAAGAACCACTGTCATAACCGCAACCGGAACCAGGGCTATTGTTAGCCACCAATTAAAACTACTACGAAATTTTATTCCTCTCTGCTCAAGCCCCATTAATATCCGTAAATTTTCTTCCAGTTTAAGATTTGGTACTCGTAAGATTAAGTCAGCTGTAAGTATCTTCATTTGCTTCTCATCGAGAAGCCGGGTTGTAAATACCTGATGACTTGTTCCATCTCCCAACACCGCCTCTTGATATAAGGATGGTGCATCATGGCTCTCAAGTTGACTAATTTCGTTCGATAAATCTGTACCTTTGTTACCCTTTAACACAATACCATATACCGAAGGCTTTTGGCCCGTATTTGGCCGGTAAAATACTATACGCATCTCTTCGTAAGGTATAAAAAATTCCCTGACTACCGGCTTAAACTCATGACCATTCCAGACCAACTGCCTGACAAATAGCCCCCGGCTTTGCAATTCTAATTTAAATACGAACCACCGCCACAGCACTACTAAAGCGGCTAATAAGGATAAAAATCCAACAAAAGCATTTAATATGGATTTCAGGATATCAGTTTCTTGAAAAGATATTCCGATTAAAGACAGGCCAGGTAATAAAAACAGGACAAAGAAAAGAAGTTCCAGTTTAGTTGCACTCATTAACTCCTCCTTTTAAACAAAAAAGCCCGTCCCTATAATTCAGGGACGGGTTAAATTTCCCGCGGTTCCACCCCGGTTAGGAAAAACAAACGTCGTTTCCTCACTCGAAAAAGGACAATTAACGGTGCCGCGCCGGCTCAACTTACTATACTGTTTCAGTTGAGCAGTTCAAAGGTGGTTTTCAGTTCGCCTTAATTAAAGGTACTTCCAGCCTCGGTACCTTCTCTCTGTAAACAGTACGAACTTACTCTTCCTCATCATCACTTTTATTTCGGATATTTTATGCTATTAAATAAATTAATCTTTTCTCGCCTGTATTATAAATAATAAGTATTCTTTTGTCAATGCCTGTATATACTACTGTTTATTAGGACTACAAAGTTCACACCCTTTACATTCTTGAACATTCCCGGTAAAAACATTTTTGATTGTTTCTAAAGTTGTGGCTACATTATAATCCAGATTATTATGAAATATAATTTTTTTAGGTGCTATACTAATTAAGGCACTAATAAGTAAATCTTCATAGTTTATTTCACTGTCAATTAAATCTACAATAAAACCGTCTAAATATTCACTGTTAATAACCTTATGCTGATCATCTAAAAGCTTGAAAACTCCTCTTGGTTGTACAATTATATGCACTAATTCTAAACGCGGCTCCTGAATTTCAACAAAATATTTTAATAATTGTATAAACTCTTTATACTCTCTTTCCACCAAGAATTCATCAACAGCTTTTTCTACTGCTTCATTAAGCTCACGTATATAATCTTTCAACCTAAATTTTACAAACCCATCGATATTAATTCGATCATTTTGATTTAAATAATCTAAGAGCTTATTTACAATTCTTGTTTTTTTACGCAGCTTGTAAAAATTATCGCCATTTGTATCGTCACAGTTATTATGAGTGAATTTAAGAGCATATTTATAAATAGTATTTCTTTCTTCTTCGTCAAAATAGTAATACTCTTCTAAAATATTTTTTTTAATAAAGTAGCGTTCCCAATCACCTAATATTAGTTCTGATATAGTATCAGCTACATAATGATTGAAAATGGCTTTAAAGTCTTCCTGTGAGAAGGCAGAGTTACAGGGTTCTTCGACGTAACAATTTAAATAAGTATAATTACCATTGGGTTTTTCTTCTAACTTTATATCGATACCGTCTCCTTCTAAGAGTCTAAACTCAAGATTCAGCTTAGATTTAAGTACATCAATATGTTGAGCGGCACC containing:
- the thrS gene encoding threonine--tRNA ligase, producing the protein MIKVSLKDGSTREYNPGVTVLQVAGDISKGLARAALAGKLNGKVVDLNTSINQDANLEILTFDSPEGQEVYRHSTSHVLAEAVQRLYPGTKLAIGPAIKDGFYYDFDSEHKFTPEDLEKIEAEMNKIIKEDLPFKRVELSREEALQKFEELGETYKVELINDLPEDAVISCYEQGDWRDLCAGPHVPSTGKLKSVKLLNLAGAYWRGNEKNKMLQRIYGTSFPKKSLLDEYITRIEEAKRRDHRKLGTELDLFSIQEEGPGFPFFHPKGMVIRNELEKFWREEHEKRGYQEIRTPLILNRKLWEQSGHWDHYKENMYFTNIDESVYAVKPMNCPGSILIYKSKLHSYRELPIRMGELGLVHRHELSGVLHGLMRVRCFTQDDAHIYVLPSQIKDEIIGVINLVDDFYKVFGFTYHVELSTKPEKAMGSDEIWEMATNALREAIEAKGLEYKTNEGDGAFYGPKIDFHLEDCLGRTWQCGTIQLDFQMPEKFDLTYVGEDGQKHRPVMIHRVVFGSIERFIGIMTEHFGGAFPAWLAPVQVRVLPITDRQADYASSVVDKLKEQGIRVELDTRNEKIGYKIREAQAQKIPYMLVIGDKELDKGSVSVRHRNQGDLGAMSLKDFTGKLLEEIRSKSC
- the ytxC gene encoding putative sporulation protein YtxC; the encoded protein is MAQGISIGAAQHIDVLKSKLNLEFRLLEGDGIDIKLEEKPNGNYTYLNCYVEEPCNSAFSQEDFKAIFNHYVADTISELILGDWERYFIKKNILEEYYYFDEEERNTIYKYALKFTHNNCDDTNGDNFYKLRKKTRIVNKLLDYLNQNDRINIDGFVKFRLKDYIRELNEAVEKAVDEFLVEREYKEFIQLLKYFVEIQEPRLELVHIIVQPRGVFKLLDDQHKVINSEYLDGFIVDLIDSEINYEDLLISALISIAPKKIIFHNNLDYNVATTLETIKNVFTGNVQECKGCELCSPNKQ